From Oncorhynchus keta strain PuntledgeMale-10-30-2019 chromosome 25, Oket_V2, whole genome shotgun sequence, one genomic window encodes:
- the cenpe gene encoding centromere-associated protein E isoform X2, with amino-acid sequence MAEESAVKVCVRVRPLIEREETAAESAEPVKFYWKTDKKTIHQIDDGNLTKNFSFDRVFSAEETTRQLYQELAKPLVVSAVEGYNGTIFAYGQTSSGKTFTMMGSSLTPGVIPLAMEDVFQTIKNCPKKEFLLRVSYLEIYNETVTDLLCDNWKRKPLEIREGNNKNVYVADLTEELVTSPEQALAWIRKGEKNRHYGKTKMNQRSSRSHTIFRMILESRDSGDSASGENSDCAIIVSHLNLVDLAGTERASQTGAEGTRFKEGCNINRSLFTLGQVIKKLSDETQKGFTNYRDSKLTRILQNSLGGNAKTVIICTITPVTLEETLSTLQFASAAKNMKNDPHVTEVSDDGALLRRYRNEIVELKRRLLEVSSVTQTTATEKETLSQILQEKDQLQREQEDRYKNLAKLLVTSENFVTIKKMPKRRVTWGGKLPSPAFHHAGESDLSFAEPFLKKRKADMSVLTEQNEDGEEFDSTFDMEMNQSNLTMRGFAESEFLSPNQLNKLSEKVSCLELQLENETQQKQEAMEEVETFQRRVVELEKQLEEKSLMPADAQLDNETQQNQEAMEKVATFEMRVAELEKQLENSQMPADAQDQMKKGFEETIQLCETLVSEKEMVATERDCLKQELNILMEQTEKLKKEKAVLLQEMEEKKELDEFKSLEEESKKEYEKELLNDISSLKKAMEASGRKSQELEANLVSMSEELKRKGDWAEELQRSSDVDLVQQVKQLRRSLDDAEGLSRDTKKEWAHLRSENISLKERAVTLTAGYERMEAQVNVLRHQLEAEKSSFKKMQVDLQRELQGAFEENTKLTTLLDGKVPKNLIGRIELEKTVADLKKELEKSHEDERTLQAKIKDLSALQDLPDKVNSFMKQVCDLTEDLCAVQKERDMLVSAKACSEGEAHQFREHVQSSQEQLVKLQGDLSKAELRENDLTQQCIDITEQLETLRKDLARSSLENSQLLTTVEESSLRLKENEQYRASIEDQLCGMQQVMKELEEKLAGSESSKEKYDNLSQEHQDQIRQLSEEVIQVQAELKLQQHLNSEQQSCAQQDDQHQLQIQELRAALETMTEERSQLNSDLQQNIEMAAETQGLLHSIQEELRQQKQVNSDLESQSLQKESLLEQQMRQLSDALESGQADRERLLFEKTDSSQNHAEELEKLRSTVTSLTEERDQFQEILEGIREERNQLKRDLEENVDMIENQEELRVPLEKIYHQEKNMKPTETANLEELQSQMKQLNEELESVRTERESLLFEKTNSLPNNAEELKKLLSTVTSLTGERDQLQEILEGIREERNQLKRDLEDNVEMQHLNSAHQPHREHQETDLRLQMQLEAVKELEERLEAVKEERSQLKTDLQDNVDMMIENQEELREAQEKIKSLQGKIQLLQTQNADVETRLNNINVPENTSCLGELQNQIRQLNEELTSVRAESEHLLSETTDGSQNHAGELEQLLSTVTSLTEERDQLQEILEGVREERNQLKRDLEDKVEMIIQVHTEPKHQQHLNSEQQTEREHQVAQLQQQLQQLGEELETMTQERCQLKGDLQENLEMAAETRGLLHSIQEELRQQRQVNSDLESQSLQKESLLERQAKQLNEELESVRAERELLLSEKTDSSQNHAEGLEKLRSTVTSLTGERDQLQEILAGILEERNQLKRDLEENVKMIEIQEELRGALENMKPTETANLEELQSQMKQLNEELESVRAEREHLLSEKTDSSQNHAEELEKLLSTVTSLTGERDQLQEILEGVREERNQLKRDLKDNVEMSIKVQEELKRQQHLNSEQQTEREHQEAQLKQQLQQLGEELETMTQERCQLKGDLQENLEMAAETRGLLHSIQEELRQQRQVNSDLESQSLQKESLLERQAKQLNEELESVRAERERLLFEKTDSSQNHAEGLEKLRSTVTSLTGERDQLQEILEGIREERNQLKRDLEDKVELMQQLEEEGTHMRDERAQIQGDLQENMEMVIQVQRTLEQQQRLNSQQQAERQQHEDKLKQQMKQLEEECKGFKEGQFHFKVEADTSHKMLSDANATISILTEQINNLEQSTSCCTTRAGEGLCSRLEGSMQKFQVSLVRLQLVINGASKPGHGPLVDVTQVEEVMILKLLPLLPKPTQKIYSNINRSTVQITNTVWDTKVLLKLCAKDYKTHIEALVQNDLAVFEERRLQDLLLCRAQAPSHSVKVVENDLLGIWDERLSELLDRREGYLQKMNSVLKKLEESLAAHPAAVSEELRARERSNEELNALCMVHSPDSAAVENFLERELARRSALAQANTLALRGLRDERCGLLKELGVIRAQADSQLKEERSKTSTLLQILERASVKTEADLLRDNQQLTLKRQQLDGEIKELQMRVDQLEEDQIKAANSVSNHKQATQLLQTELQDACAQVKDREGSIQVLKEKLRETEVLAKRRASPSALPHEELKAKVLKMELEMTASSSKHQEELLRMTTVLNHKEDALRTLKETLRRSQQEGEQSFNEGQDLHARLITARGRMVQSNILLEKNKLEEELKRLQSKISELESLVFTQQGEITKWKARAIKLKEKRDVVDKPLSPCTPTKHRLPMNSEQFLNSPKRFLNSPKKLIDSPKKFLDSPKSKFFDVCSGSESMSINCPKQFFDNSNLGTIQEVAGIPISENASASVDKKDEFWPLSPKQSDVCKQQ; translated from the exons ATGGCAGAGGAATCTGCTGTCAAAGTCTGTGTACGGGTTCGACCTCTGATCGAAAG GGAGGAAACTGCTGCAGAAAGCGCTGAGCCAGTCAAGTTTTATTGGAAAACGGATAAGAAGACAATTCATCAGATCGACGATGGAAATCTTACCAAGAACTTCAGCTTTG ACCGTGTATTTAGTGCTGAAGAAACAACTCGGCAGCTGTACCAGGAACTTGCAAAGCCTCTCGTTGTCTCCGCTGTTGAAGGTTATAATG GAACAATATTTGCTTATGGACAAACTTCATCTGGAAAGACTTTCACTATGATGGGGAGTTCTCTTACTCCAGGAGTTATACCCCTTGCCATGGAGGATGTCTTCCAGACGATAAAAAAT tgTCCAAAAAAGGAGTTCCTCCTGAGGGTGTCATACTTGGAGATCTACAATGAAACAGTGACAGATTTGCTCTGTGACAATTGGAAAAGGAAACCTCTAGAGATCCGAGAGGGAAACAAT AAAAATGTCTATGTAGCTGACCTAACTGAGGAACTGGTGACATCTCCCGAGCAAGCCCTTGCGTGGATTAGAAAAGGAGAAA AGAATCGCCATTATGGAAAGACAAAAATGAACCAGCGAAGCAGTCGTTCGCACACAATTTTCCGCATG ATCTTGGAGAGTCGTGACAGTGGTGACTCTGCATCTGGTGAAAATTCAGACTGCGCCATTATTGTGTCCCATTTG AATTTGGTTGACCTGGCTGGGACTGAGCGAGCAAGTCAAACAGGTGCTGAAG GTACACGTTTCAAAGAAGGATGTAATATAAATCGCAGCCTGTTCACCCTCGGTCAGGTGATCAAGAAACTGTCTGATGAAACCCAGAA GGGTTTCACAAACTACAGGGACAGTAAACTCACCCGCATTCTCCAAAATTCCTTGGGTGGAAATGCAAAAACTGTCATCATCTGCACCATCACCCCAGTTACTCTGGAAGAAACACTTAGCACACTCCAA TTTGCTAGTGCAGCAAAGAACATGAAGAATGACCCGCATGTCACAGAGGTTTCTGATGACGGAGCCCTTCTGAGAAGATACAGAAATGAAATTGTAGAACTCAAGCGCAGACTTCTTGAG GTCTCATCAGTCACTCAAACAACTGCGACAGAGAAGGAGACTCTGTCCCAGATTTTGCAAGAGAAGGATCAGCTCCAAAGAGAACAAGAGGACCGGTATAAGAATTTAGCCAAACTTCTAGTCACTTCGGAAAACTTTGTTACCATCAAAAAG ATGCCGAAACGCAGGGTTACGTGGGGTGGAAAACTGCCATCACCAGCCTTCCACCACGCTGGAGAGTCGGATCTGAGCTTTGCTGAGCCTTTTCTCAAAAAGAGAAAAGCTGATATGTCTGTCTTGACAGAGCAGAATGAAG ATGGCGAGGAATTCGATTCTACCTTTgacatggagatgaaccagagcAATCTGACCATGCGTGGTTTTGCAGAAAG TGAATTTTTATCTCCAAACCAACTGAACAAATTGTCTGAGAAGGTGTCCTGTCTGGAGCTCCAGTTGGAAAATGAGACTCAGCAGAAGCAGGAGGCCATGGAGGAAGTGGAGACATTTCAGAGGCGGGTTGTGGAACTGGAGAAGCAGCTAGAAGAAAAGTCACTAATGCCTGCTGATGCACAGTTGGACAATGAGACTCAGCAGAACCAGGAAGCCATGGAGAAGGTGGCTACTTTCGAGATGAGGGTTGCTGAACTGGAGAAGCAGCTAGAAAATTCTCAAATGCCTGCTGATGCACAGGACCAG ATGAAAAAGGGATttgaagagaccattcaactctGTGAGACGTTGGTGTCTGAGAAG GAAATGGTTGCTACTGAGCGTGATTGTCTCAAGCAGGAGCTCAACATCCTAATGGAACAGACTGAAAAGTTGAAAAAAGAAAAGGCTGTACTTCTtcaggagatggaggagaagaaagagCTGGATGAATTCAAATCTTTGGAAGAAGAGAGCAAAAAAGAATATGAG AAAGAACTACTGAATGACATTTCCTCCTTAAAGAAGGCCATGGAGGCCTCGGGACGCAAATCTCAAGAGCTTGAG GCTAATCTGGTGTCAATGTCCGAGGAGCTGAAAAGGAAAGGCGACTGGGCAGAGGAACTACAAAGATCG AGTGACGTTGACTTGGTCCAACAAGTGAAGCAGCTGCGACGCTCTCTGGATGATGCTGAGGGGTTGAGTCGTGACACTAAGAAGGAGTGGGCCCACCTGCGCAGTGAAAATATATCACTCAAAGAGAGGGCT GTCACACTAACTGCTGGCTATGAGAGGATGGAAGCTCAGGTGAATGTCCTTCGACATCAGTTGGAGGCAGAAAAATCGAGCTTCAAAAAGATGCAGGTTGACCTTCAGAGGGAGTTACAGGGAGCCTTTGAGGAGAACACCAAGCTTACTACTCTTCTGGATGGGAAAGTTCCCAAAA ATCTTATAGGCCGCATTGAACTTGAGAAAACAGTTGCTGACCTGAAGAAAGAGCTGGAGAAGTCTCATGAAGATGAACGAACCCTACAAGCTAAGATCAAGGATTTGAGTGCACTGCAGGATCTTCCAGATAAAGTCAACAGTTTTATGAAGCAG GTATGTGATCTCACGGAGGACCTCTGTGCAGTccaaaaagagagagacatgctggTATCTGCTAAGGCCTGCAGTGAGGGGGAAGCTCATCAATTCAGAGAACATGTCCAGAGCTCCCAGGAGCAGCTAGTCAAACTTCAAGGTGATCTGAGCAAAGCAGAGTTGAGGGAAAACGACCTAACCCAGCAGTGCATCGACATCACTGAGCAACTGGAGACTCTCCGTAAGGACCTGGCCCGCTCCTCTCTGGAGAACAGTCAGCTTCTGACTACTGTGGAAGAGTCCAGCCTGAGA ctGAAGGAGAATGAACAGTATCGTGCATCAATTGAAGATCAATTGTGTGGAATGCAACAAGTCATGAAAGAGTTGGAGGAGAAGCTTGCTGGCAGTGAATCATCCAAGGAAAAATATGACAATTTATCCCAGGAACACCAAGATCAG ATAAGGCAGCTGAGTGAGGAGGTGATACAGGTCCAGGCAGAACTAAAACTGCAACAGCATCTGAACTCAGAACAGCAGTCATGCGCCCAACAAGATGATCAACATCAGCTACAA ATACAGGAACTACGAGCTGCATTGGAGACCATGACAGAGGAAAGGAGCCAGTTGAACAGTGATTTGCAGCAAAATATAGAAATG GCTGCAGAGACTCAGGGACTTCTCCATTCCATCCAAGAGGAGCTCAGACAACAGAAACAAGTGAACTCTGACCTTGAGAGCCAAAGTTTACAGAAGGAGTCTCTTCTAGAACAGCAG ATGAGGCAGCTGAGTGATGCTCTTGAGTCTGGGCAAGCTGATAGAGAGCGTCTCCTGTTTGAGAAGACAGACAGCTCTCAGAATCATGCAGAGGAGTTGGAGAAGCTGCGCTCTACTGTGACCTCAttgactgaagagagagaccagttccAGGAGATACTGGAGGGAATCCGGGAGGAGAGGAACCAGctcaagagagacctggaggagAATGTGGACATG ATTGAAAATCAGGAGGAACTACGGGTGCCACTTGAAAAGATATACCATCAAGAGAAAAATATGAAACCTACGGAGACTGCAAATCTAGAGGAGCTGCAAAGTCAG ATGAAGCAGCTGAATGAGGAGCTTGAGTCTGTgcgaactgagagagagagtctcctgTTTGAGAAGACCAATAGCCTTCCGAATAATGCAGAGGAGTTGAAGAAGCTGCTCTCTACTGTGACctcactgactggagagagagaccagctccaGGAGATACTGGAGGGAAtccgagaggagaggaaccagctcaagagagacctggaggACAATGTAGAGATG CAACATCTGAACTCTGCACACCAGCCCCATAGAGAACATCAGGAGACTGACCTACGTTTGCAG ATGCAACTAGAGGCAGTGAAGGAGTTAGAGGAGCGACTGGAAGCTGTTAAAGAGGAGCGGAGCCAGCTGAAGACTGACCTTCAGGACAATGTAGACATG ATGATTGAGAATCAAGAGGAACTAAGGGAGGCTCAAGAGAAGATCAAATCGCTACAGGGGAAAATCCAACTACTTCAGACTCAGAATGCAGATGTTGAGACAAGATTGAACAACATAAATGTTCCAGAGAATACGTCCTGTCTAGGAGAGCTGCAAAACCAG ATAAGGCAGCTGAATGAGGAGCTAACGTCTGTGCGAGCTGAGAGCGAGCATCTCCTGTCTGAGACGACGGACGGCTCTCAGAATCATGCAGGGGAGTTGGAGCAGCTGCTCTCTACTGTGACCTCactgactgaagagagagaccagctccaGGAGATActggagggagtcagagaggagaggaaccagctcaagagagacctggaggACAAAGTGGAGATG ATCATACAAGTACATACAGAACCTAAACATCAGCAACATCTGAACTCAGAGCaacagactgagagggaacaTCAAGTAGCTCAACTTCAGCAACAA CTACAGCAGCTAGGAGAGGAACTGGAAACCATGACACAGGAGCGGTGTCAGTTGAAGGGTGACCTGCAGGAAAATCTGGAGATG GCTGCAGAGACTCGGGGACTTCTCCATTCCATCCAAGAGGAGCTCAGACAACAGAGACAAGTGAACTCTGACCTTGAGAGCCAAAGTTTACAGAAGGAGTCTCTTCTAGAACGGCAG GCTAAGCAGCTGAATGAGGAGCTTGAGTCTGTGCGAGCTGAGAGAGAGCTTCTCCTGTCTGAGAAGACAGACAGCTCTCAGAATCATGCAGAGGGGTTGGAGAAGCTGCGCTCTACTGTGACCTCACTGACTGGAGAGCGAGACCAGCTCCAGGAGATACTGGCGGGAATCCTGGAGGAGAGGAACCAGctcaagagagacctggaggagAATGTGAAGATG atTGAAATCCaggaggaactacggggggcacTTGAAAATATGAAACCTACGGAGACTGCAAATCTAGAGGAGCTGCAAAGTCAG ATGAAGCAGCTGAATGAGGAGCTTGAGTCTgtgcgagcagagagagagcatctCCTGTCTGAGAAGACAGACAGCTCTCAGAATCATGCAGAGGAGTTGGAGAAGCTGCTCTCTACTGTGACctcactgactggagagagagaccagctccaGGAGATActggagggagtcagagaggagaggaaccagctCAAGAGAGACCTGAAGGACAATGTGGAGATG TCCATCAAAGTCCAGGAGGAGTTGAAACGGCAGCAACATCTGAACTCAGAGCaacagactgagagggaacaTCAAGAAGCTCAACTTAAGCAACAA CTACAGCAGCTAGGAGAGGAACTGGAAACCATGACACAGGAGCGGTGTCAGTTGAAGGGTGACCTGCAGGAAAATCTGGAGATG GCTGCAGAGACTCGGGGACTTCTCCATTCCATCCAAGAGGAGCTCAGACAACAGAGACAAGTGAACTCTGACCTTGAGAGCCAAAGTTTACAGAAGGAGTCTCTTCTAGAACGGCAG GCTAAGCAGCTGAATGAGGAGCTTGAGTCTGTGCGAGCTGAGAGAGAGCGTCTCCTGTTTGAGAAGACAGACAGCTCTCAGAATCATGCAGAGGGGTTGGAGAAGCTGCGCTCTACTGTGACctcactgactggagagagagaccagctccaGGAGATACTGGAGGGAAtccgagaggagaggaaccagctCAAGAGGGACCTGGAGGACAAAGTGGAGCTG ATGCAGCAGCTAGAGGAAGAAGGCACACACATGAGAGATGAGAGGGCCCAGATTCAGGGAGACCTGCAGGAAAATATGGAGATG GTCATACAAGTCCAGAGGACATTAGAACAGCAGCAACGTCTGAACTCACAACAGCAGGCTGAGCGCCAACAACACGAGGACAAACTTAAACAACAA ATGAAGCAGCTGGAGGAGGAATGTAAAGGTTTCAAAGAAGGACAGTTTCACTTCAAAGTCGAAGCAGACACCTCACACAAG ATGCTGAGTGATGCGAACGCAACCATCTCCATATTGACAGAGCAGATCAATAACCTGGAGCAGAGCACCAGCTGTTGTACCACCAGGGCAGGAGAGGGACTGTGTTCCAGACTGGAAGGTTCAATGCAGAAGTTCCAG GTGTCACTGGTGAGGCTCCAGCTTGTTATCAATGGTGCTTCTAAGCCTGGACATGGGCCCTTGGTTGATGTCACACAAGTTGAAGAAGTCATGATACTGAAACTGTTGCCCCTTCTTCCAAAGCCCACACAAAAGATCTATAGCAATATCAATAGATCTACTGTCCAGATCACTAACACAGTGTGGGATACAAAG GTGCTGCTGAAGCTGTGTGCCAAGGATTACAAAACCCACATTGAAGCCCTGGTTCAGAATGACTTGGCTGTATTTGAGGAGAGGAGACTCCAGGACCTGCTCCTCTGTAGAGCCCAGGCACCCAGTCACTCAGTCAAGGTGGTTGAGAATGACCTCCTTGGCATCTGGGACGAGAGACTGTCAGAGCTGTTGGACAGGAGAGAAGGTTACCTCCAG AAAATGAACAGTGTTTTGAAGAAGCTTGAGGAGAGCCTGGCCGCTCACCCAGCAGCAGTGTCAGAGGAGCTGAGGGCGCGAGAGAGGAGCAACGAGGAGCTGAATGCTCTATGCATGGTCCACTCACCGGACTCGGCAGCAGTGGAGAATTTCCTGGAGCGAGAGCTGGCCCGGCGCTCTGCTTTGGCACAGGCCAACACACTGGCTCTCCGG GGATTGCGAGATGAGCGCTGTGGTTTACTCAAAGAGCTAGGTGTGATCCGAGCACAGGCTGACAGTCAGCTGAAAGAAGAGAGGAGTAagacctctactctactgcaaaTACTGGAGCGTGCCTCCGTCAAGACTGAAGCTGACCTGCTGAGGGACAACCAGCAACTTACCCTGAAACGTCAGCAGTTGGATGGAGAAATCAAG GAACTGCAGATGAGAGTTGATCAGCTGGAAGAGGACCAGATCAAAGCTGCTAATAGTGTCTCAAACCACAAACAAGCCACCCAGCTACTACAAACTGAGCTTCAGGATGCTTGTGCACAAGTCAAGGACAGGGAGGGCTCCATTCAAGTCCTAAAAGAGAAACTCAGAGAGACGGAA GTTCTGGCTAAGAGAAGAGCATCACCTAGTGCTCTTCCGCATGAAGAGCTGAAGGCTAAAGTTTTGAAAATGGAGTTGGAGATGACTGCATCATCCTCTAAACACCAAGAAGA GTTACTGAGGATGACGACGGTCCTGAACCACAAGGAGGACGCTCTGAGGACGCTGAAGGAGACTCTGAGAAGATCACAACAGGAGGGAGAACAGTCAT TCAATGAGGGACAGGATCTGCATGCCAGACTGATAACCGCCAGAGGACGCATGGTCCAAAGCAACATTCTCCTTGAAAAGAACAAACTTGAGGAGGAACTGAAAAGGCTACAGAGCAAAATTTCAGAATTGGAGAG CCTTGTGTTCACTCAGCAAGGAGAGATCACAAAGTGGAAGGCTCGAGCAATTAAGCTGAAGGAGAAGAGGGACGTAGTAGACAagcctctgtctccatgtactccTACAAAACACCGCCTTCCCATGAATTCTGAGCAGTTCCTCAACTCTCCCAAGAGGTTCCTCAACTCTCCCAAGAAGTTAATTGACTCTCCCAAGAAGTTCCTCGACTCTCCTAAGAGCAAGTTCTTCGATGTCTGTTCAGGCTCTGAATCCATGTCGATCAACTGTCCCAAGCAGTTTTTTGATAACTCCAACCTTGGAACCATTCAAG AGGTTGCAGGTATTCCCATATCAGAAA ATGCAAGCGCAAGCGTGGATAAAAAGGACGAATTTTGGCCTCTGTCACCAAAGCAATCTGATGTATGCAAACAACAGTAA